One segment of Streptosporangium brasiliense DNA contains the following:
- a CDS encoding cobalamin B12-binding domain-containing protein, translating to MSATGLSPGDLRTAGEHYLERIGRADEFGAVDLVLGLLGEGVPAESLLLELIAPAQRRVGELWAANRWSVAREHGATAVSERAVAAITARIRPEPTLGRVTVACTDGEYHALPTRLLAEVLRLRGWRVDFLGASVPGPHLITHLHQTGPDAVALGCALPTRLPRAHATLTACQAVGVPVLAGGSGFGADGRSARLLGADGWAPTADAAADVLAGGLPDFPAPPHAPAHLADEEYTHLTRRRGELLTGAMSALAGAYPPMAAYSAHQLDSTAEDLGHILDFLAAALYVDDAAVFTGFITWTGGVLRARGVPARAIEVGLRIFHDELRDFPRARRMLVQGIEAAHDPGADLEI from the coding sequence GTGAGCGCCACCGGCCTGTCCCCCGGGGATCTGCGCACCGCCGGGGAGCACTACCTGGAGCGCATCGGCCGGGCCGACGAGTTCGGCGCCGTCGACCTGGTGCTCGGCCTGCTGGGCGAGGGCGTGCCGGCCGAGAGCCTGCTGCTGGAGCTCATCGCGCCCGCCCAGCGGCGCGTCGGCGAGCTGTGGGCGGCCAACCGCTGGTCGGTCGCCCGCGAGCACGGGGCCACGGCCGTCAGCGAGCGCGCCGTAGCCGCGATCACCGCCCGCATCCGGCCCGAGCCCACCCTCGGCCGCGTCACCGTCGCCTGCACCGACGGCGAATACCACGCGCTGCCCACCCGGCTGCTGGCCGAGGTGCTGCGCCTGCGCGGCTGGCGGGTCGACTTCCTGGGCGCCAGCGTGCCCGGCCCGCACCTGATCACCCACCTGCACCAGACCGGGCCCGACGCGGTCGCGCTGGGCTGCGCCCTGCCCACCCGCCTGCCCCGGGCCCACGCCACGCTCACCGCCTGCCAGGCCGTCGGCGTGCCCGTCCTGGCCGGCGGATCCGGTTTCGGCGCCGACGGCCGCTCGGCCCGGCTGCTGGGCGCCGACGGCTGGGCCCCCACCGCCGATGCCGCCGCCGACGTGCTGGCCGGCGGCCTGCCGGACTTCCCCGCGCCGCCGCACGCGCCGGCCCACCTGGCCGACGAGGAGTACACCCACCTGACGCGGCGCCGCGGCGAGCTGCTCACCGGCGCGATGAGCGCCCTGGCCGGCGCCTACCCGCCGATGGCCGCCTACAGCGCCCACCAGCTCGACTCCACCGCCGAAGACCTCGGTCACATCCTCGACTTCCTGGCCGCCGCCCTCTACGTCGACGACGCCGCGGTGTTCACCGGCTTCATCACCTGGACCGGCGGCGTGCTGCGGGCACGCGGGGTCCCGGCCAGGGCGATAGAGGTGGGATTGCGTATTTTCCACGATGAGCTGCGAGACTTTCCCCGTGCCCGCCGCATGCTGGTCCAGGGGATCGAGGCGGCACACGACCCCGGCGCCGATTTGGAGATCTGA
- a CDS encoding STAS domain-containing protein translates to MLEKTPLRTEVQSTDAGTTLLVLAGDLDYDTAAELFPLAQELLAGQPRRLELDLSGLEFVDSSGVAALINVYNTAREHGGTMRIVALTSYLRHLFKVTALDQVFDLPPVQ, encoded by the coding sequence ATGCTCGAGAAGACCCCGCTCCGTACCGAGGTGCAGAGCACCGACGCGGGCACCACGCTGCTGGTGCTCGCCGGTGATCTGGACTACGACACGGCCGCCGAGCTCTTCCCCCTGGCCCAGGAGCTGCTGGCCGGGCAGCCGCGCCGTCTGGAGCTGGACCTGTCGGGCCTGGAGTTCGTCGACTCCTCCGGGGTGGCGGCCCTGATCAACGTCTACAACACCGCCCGCGAGCACGGCGGCACCATGCGGATCGTCGCCCTGACCTCCTACCTGCGCCACCTGTTCAAGGTGACCGCCCTGGACCAGGTCTTCGACCTGCCGCCCGTCCAGTAG